The Flavobacterium piscisymbiosum genome includes a region encoding these proteins:
- a CDS encoding SusC/RagA family TonB-linked outer membrane protein → MTKFIRKIKAPDYVSGFDLKKKLTLLCVLVSLSQVHAFSTESGSTAGTEKVQPQNSITGQVKDHKGIPLPGASVAVKGTKKGTITDFDGKFTLAADDNAVLVVSFVGFVTKEVPVNGKNNITIQLEENAASLDEVVVVGYGKMKKKDLTGAIVQVKAEALANQNPQTVQDLLRGVPGLKVGYSADAKGGGSLQIRGQTSVYSDGGHNSPLIILDGMQFYGELSEINPDDVGQIDVLKDASATAVYGSKAAAGVIVISTKKGKTGKPVINVTTNTTITTKSAYRNVYNADGYIKYRQDWETAKTYGTNTATGNYEAWVTGTAANKAGYYTNPNQLDQYGITQAQWLAYQPAAQIQGKSLNEVWGLRLGITDASLLKNFTDGKTHDWYGSTFRTGINHDNNLSVSGASDKVNYYMSLGYLTSEGAIQGNDYSAVRANMKVDAKITSWLEFGANVNFQDRSDGDISVGTGTNYWDANMLRNSPFSNFTEANGDYARQPMGPTIGGYNYYYDRQYMELEKGYTVLNTIFNTKVTLPLGITYSFNAAPRYEFFYNRYFQSAGNKNLNPVNIGVDRGNGKKFTWNLNNTLTWDHTFKEKHHFIVTLVQEAEDLKTWSDVVYARNIQPSDALGFHNIANATLLNSSFSSTDTHQTADGLMARLFYSFDNRYMITATVRRDGYSAFGASYPYATFPSVAVGWNFNQESWFHWTPLSTGKLRVSWGKNGNRSLADPYIALANLGSGTGATMGYIDASGNIVDTKYLAIDRMANPNLQWEKTTATNIGLDFGFLKDRITGTVDLYRSVTNDMIMSQRLPGFSGFGSIATNLGEVENKGIEISLNTLNIKNPNFEWTTMVAFSYNKNKINALYGNMEDVKDANGNVVGTKESDDKTNGWFIGRPISQIWDYKVIGIWQKDEAVEAAKYGQRPGDPKVENSYTADDVNGKPTYNEKDKQFLGETAPPINWSLRNEFKIYKNWDLAINMYAYMGHKSLDGRYMNTYNDGSLYTNNYNPFVNPYWTIDNPTNDWARLDARGPAGAGTAKLYDRSFIRLDNISLAYSLPKDLIDRLHVRNFKIYASVQNAATWSANDQWKYYGDPETGGLATRMFNLGFNVSL, encoded by the coding sequence GCTTCAGTTGCGGTAAAAGGAACAAAAAAAGGAACGATTACAGATTTTGACGGAAAATTTACGCTGGCTGCAGATGATAATGCTGTATTAGTAGTATCCTTTGTTGGTTTTGTAACCAAGGAAGTACCTGTAAATGGTAAAAACAATATTACGATACAACTGGAAGAAAACGCTGCTTCATTAGATGAGGTGGTAGTTGTAGGATATGGTAAAATGAAGAAGAAAGATTTAACAGGAGCCATTGTTCAGGTTAAAGCAGAAGCTTTGGCCAACCAAAATCCGCAAACGGTTCAGGATTTATTGAGAGGTGTTCCCGGTCTAAAAGTAGGTTATTCTGCTGATGCAAAAGGAGGAGGTTCTTTGCAGATTCGTGGACAAACTTCTGTTTATTCTGACGGAGGTCATAACTCACCGCTTATTATTTTAGACGGAATGCAATTTTACGGCGAGCTTTCAGAGATTAATCCTGATGATGTTGGTCAGATCGATGTTTTAAAAGATGCATCAGCAACAGCTGTTTACGGATCTAAAGCGGCTGCAGGGGTTATTGTTATTTCAACTAAAAAAGGAAAAACGGGTAAACCAGTTATTAATGTAACTACAAATACAACGATTACTACCAAAAGTGCTTATCGCAATGTTTATAATGCAGATGGATATATAAAATATCGTCAGGATTGGGAAACTGCTAAAACGTACGGAACAAATACGGCCACCGGAAATTACGAGGCATGGGTAACAGGAACAGCTGCTAATAAAGCGGGGTATTATACAAATCCAAATCAATTAGATCAATATGGTATCACTCAGGCGCAATGGTTGGCTTATCAGCCAGCTGCACAAATACAAGGCAAAAGTCTGAATGAAGTTTGGGGACTTCGCCTGGGAATTACTGATGCGTCGCTCCTGAAGAATTTTACAGATGGAAAAACACACGATTGGTATGGCAGTACTTTTAGAACAGGAATAAATCACGACAATAACTTAAGTGTTTCCGGAGCAAGCGATAAAGTAAATTATTATATGTCTTTGGGTTATTTAACCTCAGAAGGAGCTATTCAGGGTAATGATTATTCTGCAGTTCGTGCGAATATGAAAGTAGATGCTAAAATTACAAGCTGGCTTGAATTTGGAGCCAATGTTAATTTTCAGGATCGTTCAGATGGAGATATATCTGTGGGTACAGGAACCAATTATTGGGATGCAAATATGTTAAGAAACAGCCCGTTTTCTAATTTTACAGAAGCAAATGGTGACTATGCAAGACAACCAATGGGACCAACAATTGGAGGTTATAATTATTACTATGACAGACAATATATGGAACTTGAAAAAGGGTATACGGTATTGAATACCATTTTTAATACAAAAGTAACTTTACCTTTAGGTATTACCTATTCCTTTAATGCTGCACCACGTTATGAGTTCTTTTACAACCGTTATTTTCAATCGGCGGGTAATAAAAACCTGAATCCTGTAAACATAGGAGTAGATAGAGGTAATGGTAAAAAGTTTACCTGGAATCTGAACAATACATTAACATGGGACCATACATTCAAGGAGAAACACCACTTCATAGTAACTTTAGTTCAGGAAGCAGAAGACCTAAAAACATGGTCAGATGTTGTATATGCCCGTAACATTCAGCCTTCTGATGCCTTAGGATTTCACAATATTGCTAACGCAACTCTTTTGAACAGCTCATTTTCAAGTACAGATACGCATCAAACAGCCGATGGTTTAATGGCGAGACTTTTCTATTCGTTTGATAATCGTTATATGATAACCGCAACGGTACGTCGTGATGGATATTCAGCATTTGGAGCTTCATATCCTTACGCTACTTTCCCTTCTGTTGCAGTGGGATGGAACTTTAATCAGGAAAGCTGGTTTCATTGGACTCCTTTAAGTACAGGTAAATTACGAGTTTCCTGGGGTAAAAACGGAAACAGATCGCTTGCAGATCCATACATTGCTTTGGCGAATTTAGGTTCAGGTACAGGTGCAACAATGGGATATATAGATGCTTCAGGAAATATTGTTGATACGAAGTACTTAGCTATTGACCGTATGGCGAATCCTAATTTGCAATGGGAAAAAACAACCGCAACAAATATTGGTCTTGATTTTGGTTTCTTAAAAGATCGTATTACCGGAACTGTAGATCTTTACAGATCAGTTACCAATGATATGATTATGAGTCAGCGTTTGCCAGGTTTCTCCGGATTTGGATCAATTGCAACCAATCTTGGTGAGGTCGAAAATAAAGGGATCGAAATAAGTCTTAATACTTTAAATATAAAAAATCCAAATTTTGAATGGACTACCATGGTTGCTTTTTCATACAATAAAAACAAGATTAATGCATTGTACGGCAATATGGAAGATGTTAAGGATGCCAATGGTAATGTTGTTGGAACAAAAGAGTCAGATGATAAAACAAACGGATGGTTTATAGGCAGACCAATTTCTCAAATCTGGGATTATAAAGTAATTGGAATCTGGCAAAAAGATGAAGCTGTAGAAGCTGCAAAATACGGCCAACGTCCTGGGGATCCAAAAGTGGAGAACAGTTATACTGCTGACGATGTGAATGGAAAACCAACTTATAATGAAAAAGACAAACAATTTTTAGGAGAAACTGCGCCACCAATTAACTGGTCATTGCGTAATGAATTTAAAATTTACAAAAACTGGGATTTGGCAATTAATATGTATGCTTACATGGGACACAAATCGCTTGACGGACGTTATATGAATACGTATAACGATGGTAGTTTATACACCAACAATTACAATCCGTTTGTAAACCCTTATTGGACAATTGATAATCCAACCAATGATTGGGCACGTCTTGATGCAAGAGGCCCTGCAGGAGCCGGAACAGCAAAATTATACGATCGTAGTTTTATTCGTTTAGACAATATTTCGTTGGCCTATTCACTTCCTAAGGATCTTATTGATCGTTTGCATGTTAGAAATTTCAAAATTTATGCTTCGGTTCAAAACGCTGCAACATGGTCAGCTAATGATCAATGGAAATATTATGGTGACCCGGAAACAGGAGGGCTTGCTACGCGAATGTTTAATTTAGGATTTAACGTTTCACTTTAA
- a CDS encoding glycosyl hydrolase yields MKKLYTILLFWLSVFVFKIHAQAPNLPVKANLATTLNGSKTFTNAVSSDVLSFPLSNQTEFTLEVKAKINAAVGRGLDVEVKNAIGLGFRTSLDKTTFNTTTILSSPDNLSTSVDNAQEQTYRYAIKGGVANIYQDGHYLTSKTLDFLNDNSGTTIAYGADNLLGRWAGVTGNNSGKPNDYGWASTSTALPWNTANSTSGVRYLDVTSGHTFESDNSVFSGRIMYIRWDNASYSAATYSFPVKLEQGLRYEFSWIYEYISNAAPGAKLNVAISSGADGSGVIASKTFTTGNANKLRKGDLSFVSNFDGNYYLTITGDYGLMAIADLKLKSSNIINTWDGYFNDNAGTPAAYAWTNVTAPTIFNTANSTSGTRFMDVTSGHTFESDATNFSGRLLYMRWDTTALQNSVYSFPVSLEASKGYQFSWIYEYISNLSPGAAISVSVSTASNGGGTVVASKNFVTGAANALRKGDLLFQSQSAGTYYINITGAKALFGIGDLKVQEQQTANIVIGKNYATGAVDMAITSVTFENLAYAPEKIISPSLLTKDITGNATVAAYTKSKVILNGSASLYIKNGYNPLINSTVNLNSIDARLYFENVKPSEVISSQLQYVSINGVLAGNGTNANVTNYGSGTVVSAYVADYQPLQVFTEENFAGSSQQYSTVTPFDNLGSFDNAIKSFKLKKGYMATFATSADGSGYSRVYIAENEDLEVPVLPINLKSTISFVRTMQWHQVNKKGLAGGSTEAINTTNITWYYNWNTGMDTTPNVEYVPIRQTQWWPSFTPAYTKDGYTHLLGFNEPDRPDQANMTVEAAISSWPALLKSGLRVGSPATSDPFNPWMANFMTQAEANNYRIDYVALHCYWYKTAAQWKSDLQNIYDKYHRPIWITEWNVGANWTGNNFPDGPVLLTDANAIKHKNDLAAVLNVLETTDYIERYSIYNWVQDSRAMYVTIDDAFKTRNPNWQNYVWLQTAPVISSTATSYTVLTPAGEYYAKNASAKAYNSGKEYIPLWKTKVETLSYTLTSDYKNITVKWTGTNQELVSKYILERKLTGESAFSVFYESTNYNVLEKIDQVRTHAEYRIKVVGKDNVESAYSAILVYDQPAIPAIPTNFQGEAISTSAINLKWAVVADAASYKIKRATTVNGTYESIGAYVKDTIFSDTNLEANKDYFYKIASENAGGESLYSSALQVKTQATLSTFVVKNALTLNASEGDLTGAVSAFPNPTNGQFDVFLPTNEATVAIAIYSSDSKLISRSNYVIENGKVHLNIENQPRGIYLVKIQSHPDAAIRIIKK; encoded by the coding sequence ATGAAAAAATTATACACAATTTTATTATTCTGGTTATCGGTCTTTGTATTCAAGATACATGCACAAGCTCCTAATTTGCCTGTAAAAGCAAACTTAGCGACTACATTAAACGGTTCTAAAACTTTTACAAACGCAGTAAGTTCAGATGTTTTATCATTTCCATTATCCAATCAAACAGAATTTACCTTAGAAGTTAAAGCTAAAATTAATGCCGCTGTAGGCAGAGGTTTAGATGTTGAGGTAAAAAATGCAATAGGACTTGGATTTAGAACTTCTTTAGATAAAACAACTTTTAATACTACCACAATCTTATCATCACCGGATAATTTAAGTACCTCTGTAGATAATGCTCAGGAACAAACGTACCGATATGCTATAAAAGGCGGTGTTGCAAATATTTATCAGGACGGACATTATTTAACGTCTAAAACACTCGATTTTTTAAATGATAATTCAGGTACAACAATAGCGTATGGTGCCGATAATTTATTAGGAAGATGGGCTGGAGTAACAGGAAATAATTCGGGGAAACCGAACGATTATGGCTGGGCAAGTACTTCTACGGCACTTCCGTGGAATACTGCAAATTCGACCTCCGGTGTACGATATCTGGATGTAACTTCCGGACATACATTTGAATCTGATAATTCAGTTTTTAGCGGAAGAATAATGTACATTCGTTGGGACAATGCCAGTTATTCTGCGGCAACGTATAGCTTTCCTGTAAAATTAGAACAGGGTTTACGATATGAATTTTCATGGATTTACGAATACATTTCAAATGCTGCTCCGGGTGCCAAACTAAATGTGGCAATATCTTCAGGCGCTGACGGATCTGGTGTTATTGCTTCTAAAACATTTACAACAGGCAACGCCAATAAATTACGAAAAGGCGATTTATCTTTTGTTTCCAATTTTGATGGCAATTATTACCTGACCATTACGGGGGATTACGGATTAATGGCTATCGCCGATTTGAAATTGAAATCTTCAAACATAATCAATACATGGGACGGTTATTTTAATGACAATGCCGGAACTCCTGCTGCTTACGCGTGGACAAATGTTACGGCTCCAACCATTTTTAATACAGCCAACAGCACCAGCGGAACACGATTTATGGATGTAACTTCCGGTCATACTTTTGAATCTGATGCGACTAATTTTTCAGGAAGATTACTCTATATGAGATGGGATACTACCGCACTTCAAAATTCGGTATATTCTTTTCCGGTTTCCCTGGAAGCTTCAAAAGGATATCAGTTTTCATGGATCTATGAGTACATTTCTAATTTAAGCCCCGGTGCTGCAATAAGTGTATCTGTTTCTACAGCTTCTAATGGCGGAGGAACAGTTGTAGCGTCTAAAAATTTTGTAACAGGCGCTGCTAATGCATTACGAAAAGGCGATTTGTTATTTCAATCTCAAAGTGCCGGAACGTATTACATCAATATCACCGGAGCCAAAGCGCTTTTTGGAATAGGAGATCTCAAAGTTCAGGAACAGCAGACAGCTAATATTGTTATTGGTAAAAATTATGCAACTGGAGCTGTTGATATGGCCATTACATCAGTCACTTTTGAGAATTTGGCATACGCACCGGAGAAAATTATTAGCCCTTCACTGCTAACAAAAGACATTACAGGCAACGCAACTGTTGCGGCTTACACAAAATCAAAAGTAATTTTAAACGGATCGGCATCTTTGTATATAAAAAACGGATACAATCCTTTAATCAATTCAACAGTAAATTTGAATTCGATCGATGCTCGTTTGTATTTTGAAAATGTTAAGCCTAGTGAAGTGATCAGTTCGCAGTTACAATATGTTTCGATAAACGGAGTTTTGGCGGGTAATGGTACAAATGCAAATGTTACAAATTATGGGTCGGGTACAGTTGTCTCTGCTTATGTTGCAGATTATCAGCCATTGCAGGTTTTTACCGAGGAGAATTTTGCCGGATCATCCCAACAATATAGTACTGTAACACCATTTGATAATTTAGGATCTTTTGATAATGCCATTAAATCATTCAAATTAAAAAAAGGATACATGGCAACTTTTGCGACAAGTGCAGACGGATCTGGTTACAGCAGGGTTTATATCGCAGAAAATGAAGATCTTGAAGTTCCGGTTTTACCCATTAATTTAAAAAGTACAATTTCGTTTGTTCGAACAATGCAATGGCATCAGGTCAATAAAAAAGGACTTGCTGGCGGAAGTACAGAAGCTATAAATACCACAAATATTACCTGGTATTACAATTGGAACACTGGAATGGATACTACGCCAAATGTAGAATATGTTCCAATTCGTCAAACCCAATGGTGGCCTTCATTTACACCTGCCTATACGAAAGATGGTTATACTCATTTATTAGGATTTAATGAACCAGATCGTCCTGATCAGGCAAATATGACAGTTGAAGCTGCAATAAGTTCCTGGCCGGCTCTTTTAAAATCAGGATTAAGAGTAGGATCTCCTGCAACATCAGATCCGTTTAATCCGTGGATGGCTAATTTTATGACACAGGCAGAAGCTAATAATTATCGAATTGACTATGTCGCACTTCATTGTTACTGGTACAAAACTGCCGCACAATGGAAAAGCGATTTGCAGAACATTTATGATAAATACCACAGACCAATCTGGATTACAGAATGGAATGTAGGTGCAAACTGGACAGGTAACAATTTTCCTGACGGGCCTGTTTTACTTACAGATGCAAATGCTATTAAGCATAAAAATGATTTGGCAGCAGTATTAAATGTGCTTGAAACGACTGATTATATCGAGCGTTATTCGATATACAACTGGGTACAGGATTCCAGAGCAATGTACGTAACTATAGATGATGCTTTTAAAACCAGAAATCCAAACTGGCAAAATTATGTATGGCTTCAAACAGCGCCGGTTATTTCCAGCACCGCTACAAGTTATACCGTACTAACGCCTGCAGGGGAATATTATGCCAAAAATGCATCGGCGAAAGCCTATAATTCAGGTAAAGAATACATTCCGTTATGGAAAACGAAAGTAGAAACGCTGAGTTATACGCTGACATCAGATTATAAAAATATTACCGTAAAATGGACCGGAACTAATCAGGAATTGGTCAGCAAATATATTTTAGAAAGAAAGCTAACAGGCGAAAGCGCATTTTCAGTTTTCTATGAATCAACAAATTACAATGTTCTTGAAAAAATAGATCAGGTTCGTACTCACGCAGAATACAGAATTAAAGTAGTAGGCAAAGACAATGTCGAGTCAGCTTATTCAGCTATTTTGGTTTATGATCAGCCTGCTATTCCGGCTATTCCAACCAATTTTCAGGGAGAAGCAATATCCACATCAGCCATCAACTTAAAATGGGCGGTAGTTGCAGATGCAGCATCTTATAAAATAAAAAGAGCAACAACAGTAAACGGTACTTACGAAAGTATAGGAGCGTATGTAAAAGACACTATTTTCAGTGATACAAATTTAGAAGCAAACAAAGATTACTTCTACAAAATAGCGTCAGAAAATGCGGGGGGCGAAAGTCTGTATTCATCGGCTTTGCAGGTTAAAACACAAGCAACGCTAAGTACGTTTGTGGTTAAAAATGCTTTGACTTTAAATGCCTCAGAAGGAGATTTGACAGGTGCTGTTAGCGCGTTTCCAAATCCTACAAATGGTCAGTTCGATGTTTTTTTACCAACCAATGAAGCTACCGTTGCAATTGCAATTTATAGTTCAGATTCAAAATTAATTTCGAGATCGAATTATGTAATCGAAAATGGTAAAGTGCATCTGAATATAGAAAATCAGCCTCGCGGAATTTATCTGGTTAAGATTCAATCGCATCCCGATGCAGCAATCAGAATCATTAAAAAATAA
- a CDS encoding RagB/SusD family nutrient uptake outer membrane protein: MKTYIKNKILILAPLAVASALLVSCSKDFLEPDPLSFYEPETTFQTESGLQATLAIADKGLRNNYIHYNAATNSVPIGTEYVFSDMAKYGKTDNSSTISDFANTIVPTGSFKTSTNDDFYLGFYWDEGYNGIKYANTVLTYIDNVTSLSEEVKRKYIGQAYFHRAYRYLNLVYQFGDIPLITKILQVPKQSYYSTKKEAIIEMITADMEKAVEWVPEQSKLAYIGLVNKGACRQLLIKCYLASGRFKDAETQADLLINQSGYSLMQGSFGTFDPGGNPTTWAINRNVIWDLHRPENKVIAGNREAILVMPNGGVQSFLPFASMRIFGPNWNSGTLTTPDGKQGANRFASNNANYQAKYDYARALGRGIGTISASYYSQHPMWVVNGIEDKQDLRHNSAVGNWVNMEDLKYSDKTSAYYQQNFRMKEGNTLLSKDTLREWFDFPLYKIYLHDVVNETNPNATDFQGASTGGKAHWYLYRLAETYLLRAEARFYQGNVGGATQDVNVIRARAGASQMYGQVTIGDIAAERGRELYLEEWRNVELKRISHCLALSGRPDEWGQTYSKDNWDKQSGTDAAGGSYWYQRISHYTLYNKFQSGIVVPNGTKFYTMDKRNNYWPIPNSAITANIKGKLSQNYGYDGYDPNVKVWDRWQDAVADETQI, translated from the coding sequence ATGAAAACTTATATAAAAAATAAAATTTTAATACTGGCACCTTTAGCAGTGGCTTCTGCTCTTTTGGTTTCTTGTTCAAAGGATTTTCTGGAGCCGGATCCGCTTTCGTTTTACGAACCCGAAACTACATTTCAGACTGAATCAGGATTGCAGGCAACTTTAGCGATTGCAGATAAAGGTTTGCGTAATAATTATATTCATTATAATGCAGCGACAAACAGTGTGCCTATCGGTACAGAATATGTTTTTTCTGACATGGCAAAATATGGAAAAACAGATAACAGTAGTACTATTTCTGATTTTGCAAACACTATAGTTCCTACCGGAAGTTTTAAAACATCAACAAATGATGATTTTTATCTTGGGTTTTACTGGGATGAAGGTTATAATGGTATTAAATACGCCAATACAGTACTGACATATATTGATAATGTAACAAGTTTATCAGAAGAAGTAAAACGTAAATATATTGGTCAGGCTTATTTTCACAGAGCGTATCGTTATCTTAATTTAGTGTATCAATTTGGAGATATACCATTAATTACTAAAATTTTGCAGGTTCCAAAACAAAGTTATTATTCTACTAAAAAAGAAGCTATTATCGAAATGATTACAGCAGATATGGAAAAAGCTGTAGAATGGGTACCTGAGCAGTCAAAACTAGCTTATATAGGTTTAGTAAATAAAGGAGCTTGCCGCCAATTACTGATCAAGTGTTATCTGGCTTCAGGAAGATTTAAAGACGCAGAAACACAGGCCGATTTATTGATCAATCAATCAGGTTATTCTTTAATGCAGGGATCTTTTGGAACTTTTGATCCGGGTGGAAATCCAACTACATGGGCGATAAACAGAAATGTAATTTGGGATTTACACCGACCAGAGAATAAGGTAATTGCCGGTAACAGAGAAGCTATTTTGGTAATGCCAAATGGTGGAGTACAGTCATTTTTACCGTTTGCTTCGATGAGAATTTTTGGGCCTAACTGGAATTCCGGTACGCTTACAACTCCTGATGGTAAACAGGGAGCAAATCGTTTTGCCTCAAACAATGCTAATTATCAGGCAAAGTATGATTATGCAAGAGCACTAGGACGCGGTATTGGAACTATTAGTGCTTCTTATTATTCACAGCATCCTATGTGGGTTGTAAACGGTATCGAGGACAAACAGGATCTTAGACACAATAGTGCTGTTGGTAACTGGGTAAATATGGAAGACCTTAAATACAGTGATAAAACTTCTGCATACTACCAGCAAAATTTTAGAATGAAAGAAGGTAATACACTATTGTCAAAAGATACACTTCGTGAATGGTTCGATTTTCCGTTGTACAAAATTTATCTGCATGATGTTGTAAATGAAACGAATCCAAATGCAACTGATTTTCAGGGAGCAAGTACAGGAGGTAAGGCACACTGGTATTTATATCGTTTGGCCGAAACGTATTTGTTAAGAGCCGAAGCCCGTTTTTACCAAGGTAATGTAGGTGGAGCAACTCAGGACGTGAATGTTATCAGAGCCAGAGCCGGAGCTTCTCAAATGTACGGTCAGGTAACTATTGGTGATATTGCTGCAGAAAGAGGGAGAGAACTTTATCTGGAAGAATGGAGAAATGTTGAGTTAAAACGTATTTCGCATTGTCTTGCCCTTAGCGGACGACCAGATGAATGGGGTCAGACTTACAGTAAAGATAATTGGGATAAACAATCAGGAACTGATGCAGCCGGAGGTAGTTATTGGTACCAACGTATTTCACATTACACGCTGTATAACAAATTTCAGAGCGGAATTGTAGTGCCAAACGGTACTAAGTTTTATACCATGGACAAACGCAATAACTATTGGCCAATTCCAAACAGTGCCATAACGGCCAATATCAAAGGTAAATTAAGTCAGAACTACGGTTATGACGGTTACGATCCTAATGTTAAGGTTTGGGATAGATGGCAGGATGCTGTTGCAGATGAAACCCAAATTTAG